From the genome of Nicotiana sylvestris chromosome 2, ASM39365v2, whole genome shotgun sequence, one region includes:
- the LOC138868076 gene encoding uncharacterized protein isoform X2: MYPERRNKWPYAEHPNSDKNVRRHDIYGQISPDKKETMLLQRRTKELERQKWNSSIKSTVDPDERVMYQCHPMIRKDSALTITEASSADDEVGSKHDVILPQVLWIKEKMSVMRLLYLKEDQHRVYIRDNIMSSLLPHAKVVP; the protein is encoded by the exons ATGTATCCCGAGCGAAGAAACAAATGGCCATATGCAGAACATCCAAACTCTGACAAGAATGTCAGAAGACATGATATTTATGGGCAAATATCGCCCGATAAAAAAGAGACAATGTTACTACAACGCCGCACCAAAGAACTTGAGCGGCAAAAATGGAATAGTTCCATAAAATCGACAGTTGATCCAGATGAAAGAGTAATGTATCAATGTCACCCTATGATTCGAAAAGATAGTGCTCTTACCATAACAGAGGCTTCGTCTGCTGACGACGAAG TTGGCAGCAAGCATGATGTTATACTTCCTCAAGTTCTTTGGATAAAGGAAAAAATGTCGGTCATGCGTCTTCTGTATTTGAAAGAG GATCAACATCGCGTATATATAAGGGACAACATAATGTCTTCCCTATTGCCACACGCAAAG GTTGTACCTTGA
- the LOC138868076 gene encoding uncharacterized protein isoform X1, translated as MYPERRNKWPYAEHPNSDKNVRRHDIYGQISPDKKETMLLQRRTKELERQKWNSSIKSTVDPDERVMYQCHPMIRKDSALTITEASSADDEVGSKHDVILPQVLWIKEKMSVMRLLYLKEDQHRVYIRDNIMSSLLPHAKDIERGHVAKNVT; from the exons ATGTATCCCGAGCGAAGAAACAAATGGCCATATGCAGAACATCCAAACTCTGACAAGAATGTCAGAAGACATGATATTTATGGGCAAATATCGCCCGATAAAAAAGAGACAATGTTACTACAACGCCGCACCAAAGAACTTGAGCGGCAAAAATGGAATAGTTCCATAAAATCGACAGTTGATCCAGATGAAAGAGTAATGTATCAATGTCACCCTATGATTCGAAAAGATAGTGCTCTTACCATAACAGAGGCTTCGTCTGCTGACGACGAAG TTGGCAGCAAGCATGATGTTATACTTCCTCAAGTTCTTTGGATAAAGGAAAAAATGTCGGTCATGCGTCTTCTGTATTTGAAAGAG GATCAACATCGCGTATATATAAGGGACAACATAATGTCTTCCCTATTGCCACACGCAAAG GATATAGAACGTGGACACGTCGCCAAAAACGTAACGTAA
- the LOC138868076 gene encoding uncharacterized protein isoform X3, which produces MYPERRNKWPYAEHPNSDKNVRRHDIYGQISPDKKETMLLQRRTKELERQKWNSSIKSTVDPDERVMYQCHPMIRKDSALTITEASSADDEVGSKHDVILPQVLWIKEKMSVMRLLYLKEDQHRVYIRDNIMSSLLPHAKVSI; this is translated from the exons ATGTATCCCGAGCGAAGAAACAAATGGCCATATGCAGAACATCCAAACTCTGACAAGAATGTCAGAAGACATGATATTTATGGGCAAATATCGCCCGATAAAAAAGAGACAATGTTACTACAACGCCGCACCAAAGAACTTGAGCGGCAAAAATGGAATAGTTCCATAAAATCGACAGTTGATCCAGATGAAAGAGTAATGTATCAATGTCACCCTATGATTCGAAAAGATAGTGCTCTTACCATAACAGAGGCTTCGTCTGCTGACGACGAAG TTGGCAGCAAGCATGATGTTATACTTCCTCAAGTTCTTTGGATAAAGGAAAAAATGTCGGTCATGCGTCTTCTGTATTTGAAAGAG GATCAACATCGCGTATATATAAGGGACAACATAATGTCTTCCCTATTGCCACACGCAAAG GTTTCAATATGA
- the LOC138868078 gene encoding ATP-dependent DNA helicase PIF1-like: MSEAVNYQMSYSLRRLFATLLVYCNPANPKILWEMFEDSMSEDFKHFSEFQGKTIRHKVLSHINDILYSMGHDINEYKLIPENIRPSEISKDAKDVHFERNIIVSEKDLILPKRLNVQQLHAYNTIINRVFSGKQGAFFIDGPGGTCKIFLYCALLATVRSQEFIALATATSGVAASIRPGGRSAHSRFKMLIDIDDNFCCNISKQSSVARLISDAKLIVWDEASMAKKNMIEALDALLRDIMNVDTMFGGKVIVFGGDFRQTLPVVRNGKKEDFIHESLLYSKIWNKLEKLYLSENMHARTDPSFCEYLLQIGNGTETTNCGKKIAIPDSFVIPFTTEEESLDALFSVTYPDLHAFSPDSSMITSRVILTTKNDFVNELHNMLITKFPEISKTFVAVDETIEPNDQSQFEDFLNSLRSSWFTAL; this comes from the coding sequence ATGTCGGAGGCTGTAAACTATCAAATGTCGTATAGCTTGAGACGTTTATTTGCGACATTGTTAGTATATTGCAATCCTGCTAATCCAAAAATATTATGGGAAATGTTTGAAGATTCAATGTCCGAAGACTTTAAACATTTCTCTGAATTTCAAGGAAAAACCATTCGGCACAAGGTTTTAAGCCATATCAATGATATTTTGTACTCTATGGGACACGACATAAATGAGTATAAGCTTATTCCAGAGAATATTAGACCTTCTGAAATTTCAAAGGATGCAAAGGATgttcattttgaaagaaatattaTTGTTAGTGAAAAAGACTTGATCTTACCGAAGAGATTGAATGTTCAACAATTACATGCCTATAATACAATAATTAATAGAGTATTTTCTGGAAAACAAGGAGCTTTCTTCATCGATGGTCCTGGAGGAACATGTAAAATTTTTTTGTACTGTGCATTATTGGCAACTGTCCGGTCCCAAGAATTTATAGCTTTAGCAACTGCAACTTCTGGTGTGGCAGCTTCTATCCGTCCAGGAGGACGGTCTGCTCACTCCCGGTTCAAAATGCTTATTGATATAGATGATAATTTTTGCTGCAACATTAGTAAACAAAGTTCAGTCGCACGTTTAATTAGCGATGCAAAATTAATTGTATGGGATGAGGCATCAATGGCAAAAAAGAATATGATTGAAGCTCTTGATGCACTTCTGAGAGATATTATGAATGTCGATACAATGTTCGGTGGTAAAGTTATTGTATTTGGAGGTGACTTTAGACAAACTCTACCAGTTGTTCGAAATGGGAAAAAAGAAGATTTTATTCACGAAAGCTTATTGTATTCTAAAATTTGGAATAAACTTGAAAAATTGTACCTATCTGAAAATATGCACGCAAGAACAGATCCTTCTTTTTGTGAATATTTACTCCAAATTGGAAATGGAACAGAAACAACTAATTGTGGAAAAAAAATAGCGATTCCTGATTCCTTTGTTATTCCTTTTACGACCGAAGAAGAATCCTTAGATGCATTGTTTAGTGTAACATATCCTGATTTGCATGCATTTTCTCCTGATTCATCTATGATAACATCTCGTGTTATTTTAACAACGAAGAATGACTTTGTCAACGAACTACATAATATGTTAATCACTAAATTCCCAGAAATATCTAAAACATTTGTTGCAGTAGATGAAACTATTGAACCAAATGATCAAAGTCAGTTTGAAGATTTTCTAAATAGTTTACGATCCTCCTGGTTTACTGCCTTATAA